From one Mytilus edulis chromosome 1, xbMytEdul2.2, whole genome shotgun sequence genomic stretch:
- the LOC139487826 gene encoding plexin-A4-like, translating into MGLMSILVLTVHVAVIDIISKCMSASSAYPVYRNHNEEFRNLAATSDYVYIGGNSMIIQLSPSLISLPQKNFSINGLTSKYRENWLLSTPNNESLIVCNFNSTFDTLCLKLNSELSVVSNSSSLIINKPAIKYLTTTNQNTTILIIASSMCLSNAEENKTCNSISSYSLDTFLQRFQPYTDLRNRTYAVEYLHQTKHVTFKAIVKIEKFTFFLFNTVDGRSKLGKMCTGSLNMTTNTFEDTPIMCSHNGKHYTLANDAMHWNGYLFVVFSDESINVICKYKITNVKVIFMKSRQERLKCPYNDNTKNAYFKKQTLAGWCFNQTTRQCQSDLGNHTCPELTGGFCDTIVFGSVEGTLPITEDEIVYSGEIAYSGIIVKLGILGFLTHSLVFVGTTTGKIGKIYVDTWRSELLERFKIVQRSFPVVDIQVQNQNVYVMTENVVVNIADNEPCPVTVHCLECMKSEIPACGWHILSQRCTVNIEQTTWWLPSLGRQCLKVTAQEVIINDTTNNVYPENISVQFKFHPDVPFYNISCWNDLNNIQAMRIMEEYFECVLPVGDEQFQLNVTYGIPQNTFVLGTTTVKVLKCSAFSSCGACVNTHVCFWCIGTVSCVRHAAACTTADTFSMTEDQCPRITSTKVLIHAGGTTVLTESLRINVDNLYKYGNKTDKLRCVVGEEEYAVVVDNSYTFVSCQNVTAPGTGIRTLYLTYNGARLDNSVELEVYACMDFSSSCGICKHYNNEGYKCDWCGSCKTTIGGAPETCKQDQIVQCQLSVSGVYPSAGPEFGGTLINITGSNIGNRGDNISVTIDDINCTNVAVIEPSTVISCITCNGSASTEDGVVVTVNGINSPLPRHMYTFQSQIELLTFSPNTSILSGGRNIAIQGTHIGFIGSRYNISFCNDMKCLVCRFLHVEGDHTCICKIDSSDSVITFTYLTVTIDGNTHLTLNKEFLVVADPLVIPLSLDNATVFKSGGQKLTITGTGFSNAGLVIVDTPKADPCTILSDNIVVCKVPPYIKSDFDRRKRSAIQNIYVNFDNYRVSLGIFYMDDPLLKQLSKVYEYVHNAVLEIKGSRLLQGARYDDYLIRVGLDGLCIIIEVTNYNITCLPPTTKPRTDTGDLVFILVVVGNINELVGYLRYESSTSENNSTVLYGVAGGGLAGVLVIISVIALMMRRSMKKKADNTNTEMKEIKEKVSKMVTKEDVVGLSTGSANSRTEFVEPDDEVYDEINAEEESNSNSNGNTYFEVTSGYEDLGQMSAINPYNQLQQTNGVDRDREIAGYLTHDSEDWNRLIQQMEAATYKLRPLTANNVNDNRCK; encoded by the exons ATGGGTTTAATGTCAATACTTGTTCTCACAGTACATGTAGCCGTCATTGACATTATATCAAAATGTATGAGTGCATCATCAGCGTACCCAGTGTACAGGAATCATAATGAGGAATTTCGAAATTTAGCAGCTACATCAGACTATGTGTACATCGGAGGCAACAGTATGATAATTCAGCTAAGTCCATCTTTGATATCCTTACCCCAAAAGAATTTTTCAATTAATGGTTTAACTTCAAAATACCGTGAAAATTGGTTATTGTCTACCCCAAACAATGAATCTTTAATTGTTTGTAATTTTAACTCGACATTTGATACACTATGTTTAAAACTTAATAGCGAGCTTAGTGTTGTTTCTAACAGTTCTAGTCTGATAATTAACAAACCAGCTATTAAATATTTGACCACTACAAATCAAAACACAACCATTTTGATCATAGCGTCGTCAATGTGTTTATCGAATgcagaagaaaataaaacatgcaatTCTATATCTAGTTATTCGTTGGATACTTTTCTGCAAAGATTTCAACCATATACAGATCTAAGAAATAGAACGTATGCTGTCGAGTATTTACACCAAACGAAGCATGTTACTTTCAAGGCTATTGTGAAAATAGAGAAGTttacattttttctatttaatacAGTAGATGGACgttcaaaattagggaaaatgtGCACAGGTAGTTTAAATATGACAACTAACACATTTGAAGACACACCAATCATGTGTTCACATAATGGCAAACACTACACACTGGCCAATGATGCTATGCACTGGAATGGATACTTGTTTGTTGTTTTCAGTGATGAGTCTATCAATGTGATttgcaaatacaaaattacaaATGTGAAAGTTATTTTCATGAAATCCAGACAAGAAAGATTAAAATGTCCATATAATGATAATACTAAAAACGCATATTTCAAAAAGCAGACACTAGCAGGCTGGTGTTTTAATCAAACGACAAGACAATGTCAATCTGACTTAGGAAAT CATACGTGTCCAGAGTTAACTGGCGGATTCTGTGACACAATTGTTTTTGGATCAGTAGAAGGTACACTTCCTATAACTGAAGACGAGATAGTTTACAGCGGAGAAATTGCATACTCTGGTATCATAGTTAAACTTGGCATTTTAGGGTTTTTAACGCATTCACTAGTGTTTGTGGGCACGACAACAGGAAAAATTGGTAAA ATATATGTGGATACATGGAGGAGCGAACTACTAGAAAGATTTAAAATCGTGCAGCGGTCGTTTCCCGTTGTAGATATACAAGTCCAAAACCAGAATGTCTATGTAATGACTGAAAATGTC GTAGTAAATATAGCTGATAATGAACCATGTCCTGTCACTGTACATTGCCTTGAATGTATGAAATCAGAAATTCCTGCCTGTGGATGGCATATTTTATCTCaaag GTGCACAGTCAATATTGAACAGACAACTTGGTGGCTGCCCTCTCTTGGTCGACAATGTCTTAAAGTAACGGCACAGGAAGTGATAATCAATGATACTACAAACAAT GTTTATCCTGAAAATATATCAGTGCAATTCAAGTTTCATCCAGATGTTCCCTTTTATAATATATCTTGTTGGAATGATCTGAATAATATTCAGGCAATGCGCATAATGGAGGAATATTTCGAATGTGTTTTGCCCGTTGGTGATG AACAATTTCAATTGAATGTGACTTATGGTATTCCACAAAACACATTTGTATTGGGGACAACAACAGTAAAAGTATTGAAATGCTCTGCGTTTAGTAG TTGTGGTGCATGTGTGAATACACATGTTTGCTTTTGGTGTATAGGAACTGTATCATGTGTAAGACATGCAGCAGCTTGTACAACTGCAGACACTTTTTCG ATGACAGAAGATCAATGTCCAAGAATAACAAGTACCAAAGTATTGATACATGCTGGTGGCACCACTGTTCTAACTGAAAGTTTGAGAATAAATGttgataatttatataaatat GGTAACAAAACGGATAAACTGCGTTGCGTTGTTGGTGAAGAAGAGTACGCTGTTGTGGTAGACAATTCATATACATTTGTGTCTTGTCAAAATGTTACG GCTCCTGGGACCGGCATAAGAACGCTGTATCTAACTTATAATGGTGCAAGATTAGATAATTCTGTAGAACTAGAGG taTATGCGTGTATGGACTTCAGCAGCAGTTGTGGAATTTGTAAACATTACAATAATGAGGGATATAAATGTGATTGGTGTGGTTCATGTAAAACTACAATTGGTGGTGCACCAGAAACATGTAAACAAGACCAAATTGTTCAATGTCAATTATCAGTATCaggg GTATATCCATCCGCCGGGCCAGAATTCGGTGGAACACTTATTAACATTACTGGAAGTAATATTGGTAACAGAGGAGATAATATTTCAGTTACCATAGATGATATTAACTGTACAAATGTAGCAGTTATAGAGCCATCTACTGT tATCAGCTGTATAACATGTAATGGGTCTGCAAGCACCGAAGATGGGGTAGTAGTCACGGTAAATGGAATCAATAGCCCATTACCAAGGCACATGTATACCTTTCAA AGTCAAATTGAACTATTAACCTTCTCGCCGAACACAAGTATTTTGTCAGGAGGAAGAAATATAGCAATACAAGGAACACATATTGGGTTTATAGGAAGTCGCTACAACATTTCATTTTGTAATGATATGAAGTGTTTAGTTTGCAG atttctACACGTTGAGGGAGACCATACTTGTATATGTAAAATAGATAGTTCAGACAGTGTCATTACCTTTACATATCTGACCGTTACTATTGATGGAAATACACATCTTACCCTCAACAAAGAATTTTTGGTTGTCGCCGATCCATTAGTTATCCCTCTGTCTCTAGACAATGCAACTGTATTTAAAAG TGGAGGACAAAAACTAACAATAACAGGAACTGGCTTTTCGAACGCAGGGTTAGTCATCGTAGACACTCCG AAAGCTGATCCATGTACAATACTATCTGATAATATTGTTGTGTGTAAGGTTCCACCGTATATAAAGTCAGATTTCGATAGACGGAAAAGATCAGCTATACAAAATATCTATGtgaattttgataattatagagTATCCTTGGGAATATTCTATATGGATGATCCTCTTTTGAAGCAACTATCAAAAGTTTATGAATATGTTCATAATGCAGTTCTAGAAATAAAG GGTAGTAGATTATTACAAGGTGCCAGATATGATGATTATTTGATACGTGTGGGCTTGGATGGCTTATGCATAATCATAGAGGTAACAAATTACAACATCACATGTCTGCCGCCCACAACCAAGCCTCGTACAGACACAGGGGATTTAGTATTTATTTTG GTTGTCGTTGGGAACATCAATGAACTTGTTGGATATTTGCGATATGAATCATCTACCAGTGAAAATAATAGTACAGTTCTATATGGAGTTGCTGGAGGTGGACTTGCAGGAGTTTTAGTTATCATATCAGTTATCGCACTAATGATGCGGCGTTCAATGAAAAAGAAAGCAGACAATACTAATACTGAAATGAAAGAAATCAAGGAAAAAGTTAGCAAAATGGTCACCAAAGAGGATG TTGTAGGATTGTCTACAGGATCAGCGAACTCGAG